In Edaphobacter paludis, a single window of DNA contains:
- a CDS encoding ABC transporter permease, protein MNSLAEPRKWEKIFWPLLVSALLLAAWHYCVIWTGTKIFPSPLEVERGMAELIRENVLWRDIADSLRRVAIGFGAASVLGIPLGLVLGWYPEADHVINPVMQILRPISPIAWIPVAIIFFGVGDDAAIFLIFLGAFFPIVVACIDGVSNVPSVYRRAGRNFGLSPQQLLTKVVFPAALPQIIVGLRIALGIAWLVVVAAEMIAVDSGLGYLVIDSRNSGKRYDLVVAAMLLIGVIGLALDLCFRRSEKIKSVRWGFRNEA, encoded by the coding sequence ATGAACTCACTCGCCGAACCGCGAAAATGGGAGAAAATCTTCTGGCCGCTGCTCGTCTCCGCGCTGCTTCTTGCCGCATGGCATTACTGCGTTATCTGGACGGGCACTAAAATCTTCCCGTCCCCGCTCGAAGTCGAGAGAGGCATGGCTGAATTGATCCGTGAGAACGTCCTCTGGCGCGACATCGCCGATTCTCTGCGCCGCGTCGCCATTGGATTCGGTGCAGCCTCCGTACTTGGAATCCCCCTTGGACTGGTTCTCGGCTGGTATCCCGAAGCCGACCACGTGATCAATCCTGTGATGCAGATACTCCGCCCTATCAGCCCCATCGCGTGGATTCCCGTCGCCATTATCTTCTTCGGCGTTGGCGATGACGCAGCCATCTTCCTCATCTTTCTCGGAGCCTTCTTCCCCATCGTCGTTGCCTGCATCGATGGCGTATCCAATGTGCCGTCCGTATACCGCCGGGCCGGGCGCAACTTTGGACTCTCCCCTCAGCAACTTCTAACAAAGGTGGTCTTCCCTGCCGCCCTTCCGCAGATCATCGTTGGTTTGCGCATCGCATTGGGTATCGCATGGCTTGTAGTTGTTGCTGCCGAAATGATTGCAGTCGATTCCGGCCTTGGCTATCTCGTCATCGACTCCCGCAACTCCGGCAAGCGCTACGATCTCGTCGTCGCCGCGATGCTTTTAATCGGCGTGATCGGTCTCGCCCTGGACTTATGTTTCCGCAGATCAGAGAAGATCAAATCCGTTCGATGGGGATTCCGCAATGAAGCTTAG